One Anas platyrhynchos isolate ZD024472 breed Pekin duck chromosome 2, IASCAAS_PekinDuck_T2T, whole genome shotgun sequence DNA segment encodes these proteins:
- the NEUROD6 gene encoding neurogenic differentiation factor 6 → MLTLPFDESVVMPESQMCRKFSRESDDQKQMKNPESFSKQIVLRGKNIKRSPGEDTEKEEEEEEREEEDENGLPRRRGLRKKKTSKIRMERIKFRRQEANARERNRMHGLNDALDNLRKVVPCYSKTQKLSKIETLRLAKNYIWALSEILRIGKRPDLLTFVQNLCKGLSQPTTNLVAGCLQLNARSFLMGQAGEGAHHARSPYSTFYPPYHSPELGTPPGHGTLDNSKSMKPYNYCSAYESFYESTSPECASPQFEGPLSPPPINYNGIFSLKQEESLDYGKNYNYGMHYCAVPPRGPLGQSSMFRLPTESHFPYDLHLRSQSLTMQDELNAVFHN, encoded by the coding sequence ATGCTAACACTACCATTTGATGAGTCTGTTGTAATGCCAGAATCCCAGATGTGCAGAAAGTTTTCCAGAGAAAGCGATGACcaaaagcaaatgaagaacCCAGAAAGCTTTTCGAAGCAGATTGTACTCCGAGGAAAGAATATTAAAAGATCTCCTGGAGAAGAcacagagaaagaggaggaagaggaagagagggaagaggaggatgagaaCGGCTTGCCCAGGCGAAGGGGTCTtcggaaaaaaaagacaagcaagATCAGGATGGAAAGGATCAAATTCAGGCGACAAGAAGCCAACGCGAGAGAGAGGAACCGGATGCACGGCCTTAACGATGCCCTGGACAATTTAAGGAAAGTAGTCCCTTGTTACTCTAAAACACAAAAACTGTCTAAAATAGAAACCTTAAGACTAGCCAAGAACTACATTTGGGCTCTTTCCGAAATCCTGCGAATTGGCAAGAGGCCCGACCTGCTCACCTTCGTCCAAAACTTGTGCAAGGGTCTGTCCCAGCCAACAACAAACTTGGTGGCGGGATGCCTGCAGCTGAATGCCCGAAGCTTTCTGATGGGCCAGGCGGGTGAAGGCGCCCATCACGCCCGCTCACCCTACTCTACCTTCTACCCCCCCTACCACAGCCCCGAGCTCGGCACCCCCCCAGGGCATGGGACTCTCGACAACTCCAAGTCCATGAAACCTTACAACTACTGCAGCGCGTACGAGTCCTTCTATGAGAGCACTTCCCCCGAGTGTGCCAGCCCACAGTTTGAAGGTCCCTTAAGTCCTCCCCCAATTAACTATAATGGGATATTTTCCCTGAAGCAAGAAGAAAGCTTGGACTATGGCAAAAATTACAATTACGGCATGCATTACTGTGCAGTGCCACCCAGGGGTCCCCTTGGGCAGAGCTCTATGTTCAGGTTGCCTACAGAGAGCCACTTCCCTTACGACTTACATCTGCGCAGCCAGTCTCTCACCATGCAAGATGAATTAAATGCAGTTTTTCATAATTaa